A part of Xenopus tropicalis strain Nigerian chromosome 4, UCB_Xtro_10.0, whole genome shotgun sequence genomic DNA contains:
- the sntb2 gene encoding beta-2-syntrophin, with protein sequence MAVWTRASKSGLLDLLLQDHWLSVQAELTGETLTLTSEPEPSGALNGLSNGTELAPASPRRAPSSHNSPRAGSECGSESALSSPGTRFHLDVPAIDMGCEPVRKVRVVKQESGGLGISIKGGQENRMPILISKIFPGLAADQSRALRVGDAILSVNGTDLRNATHDQAVQVLKKAGKEVTLEVRFLQDVSPYIRKASLVGDLLWDTYDLHSPVHSDISGSPNHHSKDYKVIPLKMCYSARNLSMSDPEGRLVELRSPDGCHSLVLRCRDSASALSWSLALHNNITSLLPQVLAETQSMLGPTGEDIRHLGWVAEQVSQDDGRSLWQPVLAAVSQKDFLLFDAMPRAREEWARPKHRLPLISTRLVHSGPGHSSPSLGLHLTFGSRTGCPQGIDRRVFRVESQRELSTWTRALVQGCNSSAELMREVTVSCTLREQEVSLIIHYDTGFTVCQGGPSGPVLHRYPYEKLRMSADDGNRHLYLDFGGPEGELALDLHTCPKPVVFLLHTFLSAKVSRMGLLA encoded by the exons ATGGCTGTCTGGACTCGAGCCTCAAAGTCTGGGCTCCTGGACCTTCTCCTACAGGATCACTGGCTCAGTGTCCAGGCTGAACTAACTGGCGAGACTCTTACTTTGACTTCGGAGCCTGAGCCCAGCGGAGCTCTTAATGGTCTCAGCAATGGCACTGAATTGGCCCCAGCCAGTCCCAGGAGGGCCCCCAGCAGTCATAACTCCCCCCGGGCTGGTTCCGAGTGTGGCTCCGAATCTGCGCTCAGCAGCCCCGGAACTCGCTTCCACCTGGATGTCCCGGCGATCGATATGGGCTGCGAACCTGTAAGGAAGGTGCGAGTAGTAAAGCAGGAATCGGGCGGGCTGGGAATCAGCATCAAGGGAGGGCAGGAGAACCGCATGCCCATCCTCATCTCCAAGATCTTCCCCGGGCTGGCAGCGGATCAGAGCCGGGCACTGAGGGTTGGAGATGCCATCCTGTCAGTGAATGGTACAGACCTACGGAACGCTACTCATGATCAGGCTGTGCAAGTGCTCAAAAAGGCTGGCAAGGAGGTCACCCTGGAGG TGCGCTTCCTACAAGATGTGTCTCCCTATATCCGGAAAGCTTCCCTTGTGGGCGATCTGCTGTGGGACACCTATGACCTTCACTCTCCTGTGCACAGTGATATCTCTGGGTCTCCCAACCACCATTCCAAGGATTACAAGGTCATCCCTCTCAAAATGTGTTACTCGGCCCGGAACCTAAGCATGTCAGATCCTGAAGGACG GCTGGTGGAGCTGCGTTCTCCTGATGGTTGTCACTCCCTTGTGCTCCGATGCAGAGATTCGGCTTCTGCACTTTCTTGGTCACTAGCTTTACACAATAACATCACCTCTCTGCTGCCGCAGGTTCTAGCTGAGACACAAAGCATGTTGGGTCCCACAGGTGAAGACATTAGACATTTGGGATGGGTGGCAGAACAG gTGTCTCAGGATGATGGGCGCTCACTCTGGCAGCCAGTACTAGCGGCTGTTTCACAGAAGGATTTTCTTCTCTTTGACGCAATGCCAAGAGCACGAGAGGAGTGGGCAAGACCAAAACACAGACTGCCACTGATATCTACCAG GTTGGTTCATTCTGGTCCTGGACACAGCTCCCCCTCCCTGGGGTTGCATCTCACTTTTGGTAGTCGCACTGGTTGCCCCCAAGGCATTGACAGGAGAGTCTTTCGCGTGGAGTCTCAGCGAGAGCTTTCTACATGGACTCGAGCACTTGTGCAAGGATGCAATTCTTCTGCAGAACTCATGCGTGAAGTCACAGTCA GTTGCACCCTACGTGAGCAAGAGGTCTCTCTCATTATACACTACGATACCGGATTCACTGTATGCCAGGGTGGGCCTTCAGGCCCAGTGCTGCACAGATATCCTTATGAGAAGCTCCGAATGTCTGCAGATGATGGAAATAGACACCTTTATCTGGATTTTGGGGGTCCAGAGGGAGAATTG GCTCTGGATTTGCACACTTGCCCAAAGCCTGTTGTATTCCTGTTACACACATTTCTTTCTGCTAAAGTCTCCCGCATGGGTCTGCTGGCCTGA